One Chitinophaga sp. H8 DNA window includes the following coding sequences:
- a CDS encoding amidohydrolase family protein: MKSFFCLAAALICCSQLWAQENVYPAPAQEKAVYLTNAVIHTGNGQVIENGTLAFAQGKITAVGNVTVPAGDVTVMDMKGQHIYPGIIAPETSLGLTEVASVRATNDVREVGELNPSVRSIVSYNTDSKVINTLRSNGILLAGVTPEGGLLSGTSSIVQLDAWNWEDAAYKTDNAQHFYMPSLLPAGSNAAAGSNRLKAAMERIEQVRSFFREAKAYLQEDQHANTNLKFEALRPLFNKEQKLFVHCNLVKELLLAIDFAREFNIGVVIVGGTDAWRIADQLQQNNIAVVLAQPHSLPMIQDDDVAQPYKTAAQLQQAGVLFCLSNEGFWQQRNLMFEAGTAAAYGMTKEEALRAVTLNAAKILGIDKTTGSLETGKDANIVVSTGDIMDMKSSIITHAFIQGRTINLDNKQHQLYERYKYKYGLK, from the coding sequence ATGAAATCATTCTTTTGTCTCGCCGCCGCTTTGATCTGCTGTAGCCAGTTATGGGCACAGGAGAACGTGTATCCTGCACCGGCGCAGGAAAAAGCTGTTTATCTCACCAATGCGGTTATTCATACTGGTAATGGGCAGGTGATTGAAAATGGTACGCTGGCATTTGCGCAGGGGAAGATTACCGCAGTGGGAAATGTAACGGTACCTGCCGGGGATGTGACGGTAATGGATATGAAAGGGCAGCATATCTATCCGGGGATTATAGCACCGGAAACTTCACTGGGGCTGACAGAAGTGGCCAGTGTACGCGCCACCAATGATGTGCGGGAGGTAGGGGAGTTGAATCCATCGGTGCGGTCGATCGTGTCGTATAATACGGATTCCAAAGTGATCAATACCCTGCGTTCCAATGGTATTTTGCTGGCGGGTGTTACGCCGGAGGGAGGGTTGTTGTCCGGCACTTCTTCCATAGTACAGCTGGATGCCTGGAATTGGGAAGATGCTGCGTATAAAACAGATAATGCCCAGCATTTTTACATGCCCAGCCTGTTGCCCGCAGGCAGTAATGCTGCAGCGGGTAGTAACCGGTTAAAAGCGGCGATGGAGCGTATTGAGCAGGTACGTTCTTTTTTCAGAGAAGCGAAAGCATATCTGCAGGAAGATCAGCATGCCAATACGAATCTTAAATTTGAAGCATTGCGTCCCTTATTTAATAAGGAGCAAAAATTGTTTGTGCATTGTAACCTGGTGAAGGAACTGTTGCTGGCAATAGATTTTGCCCGGGAGTTTAACATCGGGGTGGTGATTGTAGGCGGCACAGATGCGTGGCGGATAGCAGATCAGTTGCAGCAAAATAATATCGCCGTTGTGCTGGCCCAGCCGCATAGCTTGCCGATGATACAGGATGATGATGTGGCCCAGCCTTATAAAACAGCCGCTCAGCTGCAGCAGGCTGGTGTATTATTTTGTTTGAGCAATGAAGGTTTCTGGCAGCAGCGGAATCTGATGTTTGAAGCAGGTACTGCCGCTGCTTACGGGATGACAAAAGAAGAAGCCCTGCGTGCGGTGACCCTGAATGCGGCTAAAATATTAGGGATTGATAAAACCACCGGATCACTGGAAACCGGAAAAGATGCCAATATCGTGGTGAGCACCGGCGATATCATGGACATGAAATCCAGTATTATCACACATGCCTTTATTCAGGGGCGTACGATCAATCTGGACAATAAGCAGCACCAGCTGTATGAGCGGTATAAATACAAGTATGGGTTAAAGTAG
- a CDS encoding RNA polymerase sigma-70 factor — translation MKGQANHFIQPDRALAASLFEAHYARLCYFAFRFTGDKDQARDIAQEAFVTYLQQQQEVSTHPVAVKNFLYTTVRNACLNKLRHEKVVEKFAAAQTGEVTDEGSVILAMIRSEVLGEIHRALQTLPEVCQRIIRMGYVDGLKNQKIAEQLGVSVNTVKTHKKRGLQLLRLRLDPEIYTLFTMLL, via the coding sequence ATGAAAGGGCAGGCAAACCATTTTATACAACCAGACAGGGCACTGGCAGCATCGCTTTTTGAAGCGCATTATGCCAGGCTGTGTTATTTTGCCTTCCGGTTTACGGGCGATAAAGACCAGGCCAGGGATATTGCGCAGGAAGCATTTGTGACCTATCTCCAGCAACAGCAGGAGGTGAGTACGCATCCGGTAGCAGTAAAGAACTTTTTGTATACCACGGTACGGAATGCCTGTTTGAATAAACTACGTCATGAAAAGGTAGTGGAAAAATTTGCCGCCGCACAAACAGGAGAAGTGACTGATGAGGGAAGTGTGATCCTGGCGATGATCCGGTCGGAAGTATTGGGAGAGATACACCGTGCTTTGCAAACACTACCGGAAGTATGCCAGCGTATTATAAGAATGGGGTATGTAGACGGACTTAAAAACCAAAAGATCGCCGAACAACTTGGGGTGAGCGTCAATACAGTGAAAACACATAAGAAGCGGGGATTACAATTGCTGCGGTTGCGGCTGGATCCTGAAATTTATACGCTGTTTACCATGTTACTCTGA
- a CDS encoding RNA polymerase sigma factor, which produces MSSHLHNEHELLQLAAGGSEAAFTTLFYLYKDRLYSYILRLTGSPEMAEDVVQDVFLKLWKHRSGLTEIAHLRGYVFRMAQHHAINAFKRMAREALLVANNTLHPEAVATEVEAVLELKEVQQVLSQAVSKLPPQQKLVYTLSREQGLKHEEIAQHLNISLSTVNKHMIQALRTIREQFRNHPDTLTGFYILLAVVSTFEK; this is translated from the coding sequence ATGAGTAGCCATTTACATAATGAACATGAACTGTTGCAACTGGCCGCAGGGGGAAGTGAAGCTGCTTTTACCACACTTTTCTATTTGTATAAGGACAGATTGTATAGTTATATTTTACGGCTGACCGGTTCTCCGGAAATGGCTGAAGATGTGGTGCAGGATGTTTTTCTGAAATTGTGGAAGCACCGGAGCGGGCTCACGGAGATTGCGCATTTACGTGGATATGTATTCAGGATGGCACAGCACCACGCTATTAATGCTTTTAAACGTATGGCCAGGGAAGCCCTGCTGGTAGCCAATAATACCCTGCATCCTGAAGCCGTCGCTACAGAGGTGGAAGCCGTACTGGAGCTGAAAGAGGTGCAGCAGGTACTGAGTCAGGCAGTCTCTAAATTACCTCCCCAGCAAAAGCTGGTATATACCCTGAGCCGGGAACAGGGGCTGAAACATGAAGAAATAGCCCAACACCTGAATATCTCCCTTTCTACGGTCAACAAACACATGATCCAGGCACTCCGCACTATCCGGGAACAATTCCGGAACCACCCTGATACGCTCACCGGATTTTATATCCTGCTGGCCGTGGTGAGCACTTTTGAAAAATAG
- a CDS encoding FecR domain-containing protein encodes MPEERIHYLVERFFHQSCTEEEKAELARWIDQSASDAALREVLERAWEQYEPDTVMPDATSAAVLARVFQTAAGEEAAPVVTPAAPVRKMNRWPLWRAAAVILLLAGGGIYFWLSQLPVKVPGKNMAQVQQELLPGGNKAVLTLADGTAITLDSAQNGALALQGGTQVAKLANGQLAYTGGHTATKEVVYNKISIPRGGQYQITLPDGTKVWLNAASSLRFPSAFTGKLREVELTGEAYFEVAQAVQQPFQVKVKDMKIAVLGTQFNVNAYDDEATINTTLVSGSVNVIKGAATRMLRPGQQAQLTAQGDWEVSDRTDMDAILAWKNGRFQFDGTPIAQVMRQISRWYNVDVVYRGATIQQHFNGGISRDVPLSKVFKMLEATGAVHCSVENGQVIVQP; translated from the coding sequence ATGCCTGAAGAAAGAATACATTATCTGGTGGAAAGATTTTTCCACCAATCCTGCACGGAGGAGGAAAAAGCGGAGCTGGCCAGGTGGATAGATCAGTCGGCCAGTGATGCCGCACTCCGGGAGGTGCTGGAGCGGGCGTGGGAGCAATATGAGCCGGATACGGTGATGCCTGACGCCACCAGCGCAGCGGTGCTGGCCAGGGTGTTTCAGACTGCCGCCGGGGAAGAAGCAGCACCGGTGGTAACACCCGCTGCACCGGTGCGAAAAATGAATCGCTGGCCCCTGTGGAGGGCCGCAGCGGTGATCCTGTTGCTGGCTGGTGGCGGGATCTATTTCTGGCTTTCCCAGTTGCCGGTAAAAGTACCTGGTAAAAATATGGCGCAGGTGCAGCAGGAATTATTGCCCGGCGGCAATAAAGCAGTGCTTACCCTGGCGGATGGTACTGCTATTACGCTGGACAGTGCGCAAAATGGCGCCCTTGCCCTGCAGGGCGGCACCCAGGTGGCCAAGCTGGCCAATGGGCAGCTGGCTTATACAGGTGGCCATACGGCCACTAAAGAGGTGGTATATAATAAGATCAGCATTCCCCGTGGGGGCCAGTACCAGATTACCTTGCCGGACGGTACCAAAGTATGGCTGAATGCCGCTTCTTCTCTGCGTTTTCCGTCTGCTTTTACAGGCAAGTTGCGGGAAGTGGAGCTGACGGGGGAAGCCTATTTTGAAGTAGCACAGGCCGTCCAACAGCCTTTCCAGGTAAAGGTAAAAGACATGAAAATAGCGGTATTGGGCACGCAGTTTAATGTAAACGCCTATGATGATGAAGCCACCATTAACACTACGCTGGTATCGGGCAGTGTAAATGTGATCAAAGGAGCGGCTACCCGGATGTTACGCCCCGGACAGCAGGCGCAGCTTACCGCACAGGGGGATTGGGAGGTGTCTGACAGAACAGATATGGATGCGATACTGGCCTGGAAAAATGGCCGCTTCCAGTTTGACGGCACGCCTATCGCACAGGTAATGCGGCAGATCTCCCGCTGGTATAATGTAGATGTGGTATACCGCGGGGCTACGATACAGCAACATTTTAACGGAGGCATCTCCAGGGATGTGCCATTGTCTAAGGTATTTAAAATGCTGGAAGCTACCGGGGCAGTACATTGCTCGGTAGAAAACGGGCAGGTGATTGTGCAGCCATAA
- a CDS encoding TonB-dependent receptor yields MKLTAILLTVTFLQVSAAGFSQKIHLSQKNVSLKEVFNELKKQQGYEFLYTNETLQRTFKIDVDLKDATLEEALAYCLKDQPVTYTIIDKTVVIKPKAAASMPAAAAPQIAISGTVTDDKGNPIPGVTIRGKGHTYGTSTDANGKFSLNVTSTKDILVFSSVGYVTKEVPVGNETVLKVVLDIEVKYQEAVVVVGYGTQKKVNLTGSVATISGAEIKKTPTGNLTNAIAGRLPGVIATNGNGRPGSGSSMLIRGQSTLNVNDPLIVVDGIVRTDGFGQIDPNEVESISILKDASAAAVYGARAANGVFLITTKRGKTGKPTITYTGMVGIQNATQYPKLMSAFEYASVRNQALKNQGYDPTNPAHTGLFFSDGDLEKFRTGGTDWYKETFKSNSTQTQHNLSVNGGTESIRYFMSLGYLDQNGMYDNINFKRYNLRANIDAKVTQTLTVGLNLEGRQERSNTPGWDANDIFNRVINVNPVRPAYHPDGKPYNTTGSHPIEMIYNSGYGRNQYDVFQGTLFFEQQLTFLKGLSVRGTGSYYKQHLTNKSFITPYTMYDEDANGNVTNTKVVGGRTSLSQKYEGIENITLNASLNYNRKFNLHEVSGLLLFEQFSAKGGTFNGRKEDFATNVKDEFFASGPANQTLDGSGILNDARRSLVGRFNYAYDSRYLLEATFRYDGSFLFPKASRFGLFPAFSAGWRISEENFYKNSSAMRFMNSLKLRASKGLIGNDRIGSEKVRAFQFTDSYTIVAGSGPVVNGQALPYVQYGVYPNPNITWEKQDNTNLGLDAYFFNSLFGLEFDYFFRTTRDILWSRERSVPGTFGRVLPNENYAQVKSKGFEFTLSHQQQLNDFSYNLRLIGSYAVNEVTQIDDPSSALDFQKQLGRPMGYRYGYEALGLFRSQDEADKWYGGTQFGQKNMAGDIKYADVDGNGEITLNDQKVLANYGQTPRIMYGISGGFNWKNIDFNFLIQGAAQRNIMMDGAARIMYQNGGSSNNFAYLTDSWSPENPDAKYPIAWVDQRLTNNRASDFWMRKAGYARLKSVDIGYNINKEWLKRKNIQQLRVYVAGYNLLTWSQLKEFDPEIESPNGNYYPQQRTINVGVNVSF; encoded by the coding sequence ATGAAATTGACTGCTATTTTATTAACCGTAACTTTTTTGCAGGTAAGTGCGGCAGGATTCTCCCAGAAGATCCATCTGTCACAGAAAAATGTGTCGTTGAAGGAAGTGTTCAACGAACTGAAAAAACAACAGGGATATGAGTTCCTGTACACCAACGAAACCCTGCAGCGGACATTTAAAATCGATGTGGATTTAAAAGATGCTACGCTGGAGGAAGCACTGGCGTATTGCCTGAAGGACCAGCCTGTTACCTATACGATTATTGACAAAACGGTGGTGATAAAACCCAAAGCAGCAGCATCCATGCCAGCTGCTGCGGCGCCACAGATTGCTATCTCCGGTACCGTAACGGATGACAAGGGCAACCCCATACCCGGTGTTACCATCCGGGGAAAAGGACATACCTATGGTACCAGCACGGATGCTAACGGTAAGTTCAGTTTAAACGTTACCTCTACCAAAGATATACTGGTATTCAGCTCTGTAGGATATGTGACAAAAGAAGTACCTGTCGGTAATGAAACGGTGCTGAAAGTGGTGCTGGACATTGAAGTAAAATACCAGGAAGCTGTAGTGGTAGTAGGATATGGTACCCAAAAGAAAGTAAACCTCACCGGGTCCGTTGCCACTATTTCCGGTGCAGAAATAAAGAAAACACCCACCGGTAACCTGACCAATGCTATTGCAGGAAGATTACCAGGTGTAATTGCTACTAACGGCAACGGCCGTCCGGGTAGCGGTTCTTCCATGCTGATCCGTGGACAGAGTACCTTGAATGTCAATGATCCGCTGATCGTAGTGGATGGTATTGTACGTACCGATGGCTTCGGGCAGATTGATCCGAATGAAGTGGAAAGTATTTCCATCCTGAAGGATGCTTCTGCTGCTGCCGTGTATGGTGCCAGGGCTGCTAACGGGGTATTCCTGATCACTACCAAAAGAGGGAAAACAGGAAAACCTACTATTACGTATACTGGTATGGTGGGCATCCAGAATGCTACCCAATATCCTAAGCTGATGTCTGCTTTTGAATATGCTTCTGTGAGGAATCAGGCATTAAAGAACCAGGGATATGATCCAACTAATCCGGCACATACCGGGTTATTCTTTTCCGATGGCGATCTGGAAAAATTCCGTACCGGCGGTACCGACTGGTACAAAGAAACCTTCAAGAGCAACAGCACACAAACACAGCATAACCTTTCTGTGAATGGGGGTACCGAAAGCATCCGTTACTTTATGTCTTTGGGATACCTGGACCAGAACGGGATGTATGACAATATCAATTTCAAAAGATATAACCTGCGTGCCAATATAGATGCCAAGGTAACACAAACGCTTACGGTAGGACTGAACCTGGAAGGACGCCAGGAAAGGTCCAACACACCTGGATGGGATGCCAATGATATTTTCAACAGGGTGATCAATGTAAACCCGGTTCGTCCGGCATATCATCCCGATGGAAAACCTTATAATACTACCGGCTCTCATCCCATTGAAATGATCTACAATTCCGGCTATGGCAGGAACCAGTATGATGTATTTCAGGGTACCCTGTTTTTTGAACAGCAGCTCACTTTCCTGAAAGGGCTTTCTGTACGTGGAACAGGTTCTTACTATAAACAGCATCTGACCAACAAATCCTTTATCACACCTTACACCATGTATGATGAAGATGCCAACGGAAATGTTACTAATACCAAAGTGGTAGGTGGCAGAACTTCTTTATCACAGAAGTATGAAGGTATTGAGAACATTACACTGAATGCTTCCCTGAACTATAACAGAAAGTTCAACCTGCATGAGGTAAGTGGCCTGTTACTGTTTGAACAGTTCAGTGCTAAGGGAGGTACCTTTAACGGCCGGAAAGAAGACTTTGCGACGAATGTAAAAGATGAATTTTTTGCCAGCGGACCTGCCAATCAAACCCTGGATGGAAGTGGTATCCTGAATGATGCCAGAAGAAGCCTGGTGGGCAGGTTTAACTATGCCTATGACAGCCGGTATCTGCTGGAAGCTACCTTCCGGTATGATGGTTCTTTCCTCTTCCCCAAAGCTTCCCGTTTTGGCCTTTTCCCGGCATTCTCTGCCGGATGGAGAATCTCGGAGGAAAACTTCTATAAAAATTCATCCGCGATGCGGTTTATGAATAGCTTAAAACTCAGGGCATCCAAAGGGTTGATCGGTAACGACCGTATCGGTAGTGAAAAGGTGAGAGCCTTCCAGTTTACCGATTCATACACCATTGTGGCAGGATCTGGTCCGGTAGTGAACGGACAGGCATTGCCCTATGTACAGTATGGGGTATATCCCAATCCGAATATTACCTGGGAAAAGCAGGATAATACCAACTTGGGACTGGACGCTTATTTCTTTAATTCCCTGTTCGGATTGGAGTTTGATTATTTCTTCCGCACGACAAGAGATATCCTGTGGTCGCGCGAACGTTCCGTGCCTGGTACTTTTGGAAGAGTGCTGCCGAATGAAAACTACGCACAGGTAAAGAGTAAAGGATTTGAATTTACACTCAGCCACCAGCAGCAGCTCAATGACTTCAGTTATAACCTGCGCCTCATCGGAAGTTATGCGGTTAATGAGGTAACACAGATCGATGATCCTTCCAGTGCACTGGACTTTCAGAAACAGCTGGGCCGCCCGATGGGATACCGTTACGGATATGAAGCCCTGGGCTTGTTCAGAAGCCAGGATGAAGCAGATAAGTGGTATGGTGGCACACAGTTTGGACAGAAAAATATGGCAGGAGATATCAAATATGCGGATGTAGATGGTAATGGGGAAATCACCTTGAATGACCAGAAAGTATTGGCCAACTATGGACAAACGCCCAGGATTATGTATGGTATCTCCGGCGGATTTAACTGGAAAAATATTGATTTCAATTTCCTGATCCAGGGCGCTGCACAGCGGAATATTATGATGGACGGCGCAGCCAGGATCATGTACCAGAATGGTGGTTCCAGCAACAACTTCGCGTACCTCACAGACTCCTGGTCGCCCGAAAATCCGGATGCAAAATATCCGATTGCCTGGGTAGACCAAAGGCTGACCAACAACCGGGCATCCGACTTCTGGATGAGAAAAGCGGGTTACGCCCGTTTGAAATCAGTAGACATAGGATATAATATCAACAAGGAATGGTTGAAGCGGAAAAATATTCAGCAGTTACGGGTATACGTAGCCGGATACAACCTGCTTACCTGGAGCCAGCTGAAAGAATTTGATCCCGAGATAGAAAGTCCGAACGGTAATTATTACCCTCAGCAGCGGACTATTAATGTAGGCGTTAACGTGTCATTCTAA
- a CDS encoding RagB/SusD family nutrient uptake outer membrane protein — translation MMNYNIIKRYTWMLVAFCLASCSGNFLDPANPTGITADEVWKDPNLVEMFVNGLYNDRPGYDYSNTQDNITDEGRCNYPGDRPNQMLAGQWDESYNPIEFWKYDAVRKTNEFMANADKANVTEETRTRLKGEVRFLRAFLYFDMVKRYGGVPIIDKPQTLDDDLLVKRNSLEECFDFIVKELDIAIGELPDNAPRGRAGKVAAMALKGRALLYFASPLYNAGGTASRWEDAAKANKAIIDLNKYSLFSNLNTLWLEKGANPEALFEIQYRLPEKQHSWDAGLRPLILANNNAGQLSPLQELVDAFPMKNGKAITDPTSGYDENNPYVGRDDRFYAFIAFNGSKVKGTSSGPPVKEITLETYKGGRDYDAAPENIIYNTKTSYYTRKATDPENTIYAGNAGSSQPWIEFRYAEVLLNYAEAQNEFLSTPDASIYSALNLVRKRAGITTDLVAGSLDKQKMRELIRNERYIELCFEQKRYWDLRRWKLATTVLNGKYGHGAYITKHANNTFTYEYLPIDPQPNVFTERMYWMPIPQGERSKNKNLTQNPGWN, via the coding sequence ATGATGAACTATAATATTATCAAGAGATATACCTGGATGCTGGTGGCCTTTTGCCTGGCATCCTGCAGCGGCAACTTCCTGGATCCTGCCAACCCTACCGGCATCACTGCTGATGAGGTATGGAAAGATCCTAACCTGGTGGAAATGTTTGTAAACGGGTTGTATAATGACCGGCCAGGGTATGATTATTCCAATACACAGGACAATATTACAGATGAGGGCAGGTGTAATTATCCTGGCGACCGGCCCAACCAGATGCTGGCAGGGCAATGGGATGAAAGTTATAATCCTATTGAATTCTGGAAATATGATGCAGTGCGGAAAACAAATGAGTTCATGGCCAATGCAGACAAAGCCAATGTAACGGAAGAAACCAGGACCCGCCTGAAAGGAGAAGTCCGTTTTCTGCGTGCTTTTCTTTACTTTGATATGGTGAAAAGATATGGTGGCGTACCTATCATTGACAAACCCCAGACCCTGGATGATGACCTGCTGGTAAAGCGTAATAGCCTGGAAGAGTGTTTTGATTTTATTGTGAAAGAGCTGGATATCGCCATAGGCGAGCTGCCGGATAATGCGCCAAGAGGCCGCGCCGGTAAAGTTGCTGCGATGGCTTTGAAAGGAAGGGCTTTACTTTATTTTGCCAGCCCGCTATATAATGCAGGCGGTACAGCCAGTCGTTGGGAAGATGCCGCCAAAGCCAACAAGGCCATCATTGACCTGAATAAGTACAGTTTGTTCAGCAACCTCAACACCTTATGGCTGGAAAAGGGCGCTAATCCCGAAGCACTGTTTGAAATACAGTACCGGTTGCCCGAAAAGCAACATAGCTGGGATGCAGGACTGCGACCATTGATCCTGGCCAATAACAATGCCGGACAGCTCTCTCCGTTGCAGGAGCTGGTAGACGCCTTTCCGATGAAAAACGGAAAAGCCATTACCGATCCTACTTCCGGCTATGATGAAAACAATCCTTATGTGGGCCGGGACGATCGTTTCTATGCCTTTATCGCCTTCAACGGCTCTAAGGTAAAAGGCACCAGCAGTGGTCCTCCGGTAAAGGAAATCACCCTGGAAACCTACAAAGGTGGCCGGGATTACGATGCCGCGCCGGAAAATATTATCTACAATACTAAAACGAGCTACTATACACGAAAAGCCACCGACCCTGAAAATACCATCTATGCAGGTAATGCCGGCAGCTCACAGCCGTGGATAGAATTCCGGTATGCAGAAGTATTGCTGAACTATGCAGAAGCGCAGAATGAATTCCTGAGCACACCGGATGCAAGTATTTACAGTGCGTTGAATCTGGTGCGGAAGAGAGCAGGTATCACTACTGATCTGGTAGCAGGTAGCCTGGACAAGCAAAAAATGCGTGAATTAATAAGGAATGAACGTTATATTGAGCTTTGCTTTGAGCAGAAAAGATATTGGGATCTGAGAAGATGGAAGCTGGCCACCACGGTATTAAATGGAAAGTATGGTCATGGCGCCTATATCACCAAGCATGCTAATAATACGTTTACCTATGAATATTTGCCGATAGATCCGCAGCCTAACGTATTTACAGAGCGCATGTACTGGATGCCCATTCCACAGGGAGAGCGATCAAAGAATAAAAACCTGACCCAGAATCCGGGTTGGAATTAG
- a CDS encoding creatininase family protein: MRYEMMFPDQIREAIDNNTPVVMALGVLEYHSEHLCTGVDTLLIVRAFEMLEKEMPLVIMPPFYYGASSFAVEQPERNGTVHVDAQVLQPFARQLFYNLLRIGFRNINVFVHHQSENFTAGMPTDLAFKLAARQETFAFLEKQRGEGWWGNNTSADYYDSHAAGDNPFNWIRIHPLVSTVAQEQFPIDHAGEQETSLMMTFCPEGVDMSRFTTDNWYAQGAKTASVDYGNRARDIILQDMRKALGQ; this comes from the coding sequence ATGCGTTATGAAATGATGTTCCCTGACCAGATCAGGGAAGCAATAGATAATAATACCCCGGTAGTAATGGCGCTGGGCGTATTGGAATACCACAGTGAACACCTGTGTACCGGTGTGGATACCCTCCTGATAGTGCGTGCTTTTGAAATGCTGGAAAAAGAAATGCCGCTGGTGATCATGCCGCCATTTTATTATGGCGCCAGCAGCTTTGCGGTAGAGCAACCGGAGCGCAATGGTACCGTACATGTAGATGCGCAGGTATTGCAGCCTTTTGCCCGCCAGCTGTTTTACAATTTACTGCGTATAGGCTTTCGCAATATCAACGTGTTTGTACATCACCAGTCGGAAAACTTTACCGCAGGTATGCCTACCGATCTGGCCTTTAAGCTGGCCGCCCGCCAGGAAACATTTGCCTTCCTGGAAAAACAACGGGGAGAAGGCTGGTGGGGAAACAATACCTCCGCGGATTATTATGACAGTCACGCGGCAGGAGATAATCCCTTCAACTGGATCCGTATCCATCCGTTGGTGAGCACGGTGGCACAGGAACAATTCCCGATTGACCATGCCGGAGAACAGGAAACTTCCCTGATGATGACGTTCTGTCCGGAGGGAGTGGATATGAGCCGTTTTACAACGGATAACTGGTATGCGCAGGGCGCTAAAACCGCCTCTGTAGATTATGGCAACCGCGCCAGGGATATCATCCTCCAGGATATGAGAAAGGCCCTCGGCCAATAA
- the gluP gene encoding glucose/galactose MFS transporter, whose protein sequence is MNNNQKTLVIPMFIIGAMYAVLGFSIGINAFFIPFVQGAFNISTAMSYLIMTATFSAYVVFGVPSGAIIKKIGYKGGITVAFLLIAAGFFIIGYAAEIVSFALFLIALFIVGIGQTLLTGAINSYVTILGPPESAASRICIMGISDKLAFAGASFILAVFMDLTNIRLQDVIIPFYVITGLLVLIGVLAFFSPLPEIKAIGEDDLDEDSVVSAYANSKTSILQFPHLLLGVIAIFFDVGVEIIALGSINDYATILNLPSPEHYVWYTSGGMVVGYLLGVTFIPRVLSQHTALIACTSLGILITVAIVFLPPATSIYFVAVLGLSNSLLWPAIFPLALADLGKFTKTGSSILVMGIVGGAILPLLFGYVAGLTSHQMAYLVCLPSYLFILWFAASGSKIRTRTEVASPEIITPL, encoded by the coding sequence ATGAATAATAATCAAAAGACTTTGGTGATCCCCATGTTTATCATTGGCGCCATGTATGCTGTGCTGGGCTTCTCTATCGGGATCAACGCCTTTTTTATTCCTTTTGTGCAGGGGGCGTTTAATATTTCCACGGCGATGTCCTATCTGATTATGACGGCCACCTTTTCCGCCTATGTGGTATTTGGTGTACCATCAGGTGCGATCATTAAAAAGATAGGTTATAAAGGAGGGATTACCGTCGCCTTTCTGCTCATTGCCGCCGGATTTTTTATCATCGGCTATGCCGCGGAGATCGTGAGTTTTGCCTTGTTTCTGATCGCTTTGTTTATCGTAGGGATCGGACAAACATTGCTCACCGGCGCGATCAATTCCTATGTAACTATCCTGGGGCCGCCGGAGAGTGCTGCCAGCAGGATTTGTATCATGGGCATTTCTGATAAGCTGGCTTTTGCCGGTGCTTCCTTTATCCTGGCTGTGTTCATGGACCTGACCAACATCAGGTTGCAGGATGTGATCATCCCGTTTTATGTAATTACAGGATTGCTGGTATTGATTGGCGTACTGGCCTTTTTCTCCCCGCTTCCTGAGATTAAAGCCATTGGAGAAGATGATCTGGATGAAGATTCCGTTGTTTCCGCATATGCCAATTCTAAAACCAGTATCCTGCAGTTTCCGCATTTGTTGCTGGGCGTGATTGCCATCTTTTTTGATGTAGGGGTGGAGATCATTGCATTAGGGTCTATCAACGACTATGCAACGATCCTGAACCTGCCCTCTCCGGAACATTACGTGTGGTATACCTCCGGCGGCATGGTAGTAGGATATCTGCTGGGCGTTACTTTTATTCCGCGGGTGTTAAGTCAGCATACCGCGTTGATCGCCTGTACTTCGCTGGGGATCCTGATTACGGTTGCCATCGTGTTTTTGCCACCCGCCACGTCCATCTATTTTGTGGCCGTGCTGGGATTGTCCAATTCATTATTGTGGCCGGCAATCTTTCCGCTCGCGCTGGCCGACCTGGGGAAGTTTACCAAAACAGGTTCTTCTATTCTGGTAATGGGCATTGTTGGGGGGGCTATCTTACCGCTTTTATTCGGGTATGTAGCCGGACTTACTTCTCACCAGATGGCTTACCTGGTATGTTTACCATCGTATCTGTTTATCCTGTGGTTTGCTGCATCCGGCAGTAAGATCAGGACCAGAACGGAGGTAGCATCACCGGAAATTATTACACCACTATAA